A window from Plasmodium cynomolgi strain B DNA, chromosome 7, whole genome shotgun sequence encodes these proteins:
- a CDS encoding ribosomal RNA methyltransferase (putative) — protein MGKLSKDRRDIYYRKAKENGYRARSSFKLIQINEKFGIFKLFDPEKYEKKDKDKIGDIYNENFCYNIVDLCAAPGSWSQVLKNICLYNYYQMLHWVNTNEGTSPNCDEHERFLNDFSLYINFNDELEKRIENLHKKKFVKKPKIIAVDLQEIGNMKYVQIIQGDITKASTVDQILRCMKEGEVGNDMGDDTRGDVTYGDDTFQGSTQPKRNTQLGGQNSERNNFPTYAHAVVSDGAPDITGMNDIDEFIQSQLILSSLKVCCSVLKIGGNFISKIFRGEHTGLLILHLNKFFERVYVCKPQSSRNKSLESFLVCLNFSLPRSNITAMSHHTEEKKVNRQSMHEEELRKMHAKLITEKDNEGEICRKGKSLGRDEKRDDTIINGQEFCAEGEDPADTSEDDNNVESEGHKEGDGKGENEFAHINECTSDDAEAGNVLKGDKRMDCDPERGDTLMGTKFRRKNFTHKNVDIFNFYCSDSDEEIKYFNSDDEEIVNEYIASEVFMNDKLFSFVATQNYYDSDKSYLLPQNYKKRQEGKKP, from the exons ATGGGGAAGCTGAGCAAAGATAGGAGAGACATTTACTACCGGAAGGCCAAGGAAAATGGGTACCGAGCGAGGAGCTCCTTCAAGCTAATCCAGATAAACGAAAAGTTCggaattttcaaattatttgaCCCAGaaaagtatgaaaaaaaggacaaggATAAAATAGGGGacatatataatgaaaactTCTGCTACAATATAGTGGACTTATGCGCAGCCCCTGGCAGCTGGTCACAGGTGCTGAAGAATATCTGCCTGTACAACTACTACCAAATGCTCCACTGGGTAAATACAAACGAGGGAACTTCACCCAATTGCGATGAACACGAAAGGTTTTTAAACGATTTTTCTCTCTACATCAATTTTAACGATGAGCTAGAGAAGAGGATAGAAAACCtgcacaaaaagaaatttgtgaaaaagcCAAAAATTATAGCTGTAGATTTACAAGAAATAGGAAATATGAAATATGTGCAAATTATACAAGGTGATATAACCAAAGCGTCCACTGTGGATCAGATTTTAAGATGCATGAAGGAGGGGGAGGTAGGAAACGACATGGGTGATGATACCCGTGGGGATGTTACCTATGGGGATGACACCTTCCAGGGGAGTACCCAACCTAAGAGGAATACTCAGCTAGGTGGACAAAACTCAGAAAGGAATAATTTCCCCACATATGCACACGCTGTTGTGAGCGACGGAGCACCTGACATCACCGGCATGAATGACATAGACGAATTTATTCAGTCACAACTCATTTTATCGAGTTTGAAAGTATGCTGCTCTGTTTTAAAAATCGGAGGAAATTTtataagtaaaatatttcgaGGGGAACACACTGGTCTGCTCATTTTAcatttgaataaatttttcgaGAGGGTCTACGTGTGTAAACCTCAAAGTAGTCGAAATAAAAGTTTGGAATCCTTTCTCGTTTGTTTGAACTTCTCTTTACCGCGATCCAACATTACAGCTATGAGTCATCAtacagaggaaaaaaaggttaatcGTCAGAGTATGCACGAAGAAGAACTTCGAAAAATGCATGCAAAGTTAATTACGGAGAAGGATAATGAGGGAGAAATTTGCAGAAAGGGAAAATCTCTCGGGAgggacgaaaaaagggatgatACGATAATAAATGGGCAGGAATTCTGCGCTGAGGGGGAAGACCCCGCTGATACGAGTGAAGATGATAATAATGTTGAATCGGAGGGACACAAAGAAGGTGatggaaaaggtgaaaacgAGTTTGCACACATAAATGAATGTACCAGTGACGATGCTGAAGCGGGGAATGTATTAAAGGGAGACAAACGGATGGACTGCGACCCAGAACGGGGTGATACTCTGATGGGGACAAAATttcgaaggaaaaattttacccacaaaaatgtggacatattcaatttttactGCTCTGATAGTGACGAAGAGATAAAGTATTTCAATTCAGACGATGAAGAGATTGTAAATGAGTACATTGCATCGGAAGTTTTTATGAATGATAAACTGTTTTCTTTTGTCGCTACGCAGAATTATTACGACTCGGATAAATCCTACTTGCTCCCGCAGAATTAC AAGAAAAGGCaagaggggaagaagccatAA
- a CDS encoding hypothetical protein (putative) produces the protein MKAYKNLICAAALFLLREKNKIAKEIQSVFVFLFQLLNFYLFKSLEAMYQYFYFRYCDIFRATKFFKVFA, from the coding sequence ATGAAAGCATACAAGAATCTGATCTGTGCTGctgcattatttttgttgagagagaaaaacaaaatcgcCAAGGAAATTCAAAGTGTCTTTGTCTTCCTCTTCCAGCTTTTGAACTTTTACCTCTTTAAGTCTTTGGAGGCCATGTATCAGTATTTTTACTTTAGGTACTGTGACATTTTCAGAgccacaaaattttttaaggttTTCGCGTGA
- a CDS encoding hypothetical protein (putative), which produces MRERMHTNDPEFKSHFALKIKLKALHLFCEDLSDSLKLKFRIYYDGEDERSVRVSPERVGVIEVLNRDYNTMLKSIINKSMYLPIVCLRGKCPQFINILCSIGKRRELGLKLYLSKNYAFLKYYGRKKLYSIYDCDNGSVRGHLELALDIVNCNRSVPYLGREPSKMGKDDHYLLATEVSVSKLWKEMVGHRTDRDVDAYVESFRIKREGGFSGVPLTGRNTPLSLFRGSAKHAYEQVPIPFISPAGLIDYFYKEVFPRYKKSNPSWIRVLNDAYDKYLFRHFQKKDMYEEIRACALFFYLERKPKNRIQLDDDFIYEKISGESPLDVFKLFDRDEVYVTHDSYVVGEGLIGILIFGDDRTDTDLACKTYNREIKAQQWINKGIAKVKSQNLKGMAKECGKGRMDGTVSLSLLSFNLSALVSYKGFKMYVIPSPVLPLTFRRLDGVSGDLKHELRLLERAIPTYGLLRGGKRKEAFLAKYHSEDNYVFYNINTMFVGMKKKQFPIFEDPQGEASYTEEQNNQEGYKEKSFYSSDMKVRWDLDLYCEEEETDGWGRGTDGMNSEKYIARVVREIESLSFSVPFDSISLKMYLHGRGLKMKHLGKMLSCVSLRWLYDMIINEIIIRCIKKYSHLCMREICLFCKGRMSQYDRLHGGEFSAAISHAELDFSVESDLLSDEVGQLKGETSHPRCYDSGGDNSTCSEMSSLRSDDTEGISEWGYNHYLLRKKETKRELCSRKKALKGFIGMRKVLSREVLSRGVLSRGVLLKSHFRSNPDGGRDSLLSKLLNFDSFKTDRNGEMNILKGKKVKGGINLARKKYKGSVTLIDVFVINLFNLIFLQESGTDRDLLAALQNISEKFFHTSVGNSVETAHKNYLYANLQPCLGISFYCSSLNQQSGKRNPPNGRFSIHDLKTYSTKIKRSINVTYMDLPSYKYTHRYERIPLDIASENKKVLSNVIFFTIMYYQQLSGSNEMYTRELFLKERKLSRRGSSDEEDQTTRHNRTYTLRLNSLILSKDNVAFYGDFNYLALYGFLNIVAVGIQLGFFESALKRLIALFRYIPENSVISVHVRIMWLCIHALKGRYPQEGGILGGDKAIENRVEKPYKVGNKKWVPHPFCNNSVDEESTQGSFSSVSGKGVLLLDDEMDSKCADWSACSDLWSEACGEKSNLQFGDNSSDASDSEMRQIDQGEKTDWANADQKKAIRCGDKLDLYKGTQECCSVILNNYFVFFHPMHLDLYLSLAWYNRSVNKCREFLLLLRTAILLQLNMRLKNHPGERIEDVVKLTDNFENIVYFNFNVSSYRGSGLRKEKEYVFLERIRNVSRFFLNSICYPHEELFLHVNLETTMKWSSVYSIRLGCTVHHFANSLFCYYYTNRIIRKYRNEDFIMNGSLCCISVLEHVRDVYQSFGADNVYVGEASLDLALMALKTYLSEMPEFGWDCVMAYALANARRAAEIFRRNLGINHRDTLHSHYVLSLVYMYLNSEKCLHMFEEIIYYLLNYKYSHGEKNVVNRVYCYVPDLVLTDEEGVHCTGRVPNRCRIKWYLLHSWFSICMPMKYLRKIRRILFLLFSAERCRRRKSQFRRRSSSGKRVARFEDEWINRCNDLLRAKVLWACSKNIDEEHIFPYEQLVSCIRGYKHILSLKGLFTQMEEYNDLLRCNKYVLQGRTNRMDRFEDIIGVTSVECLHDGKDIRFLPLLLSRVDTENINRTEAFSNSFVKSYMKHKNEFANYMEHPDFRNDETVEGYLKRETQEGIMERKKSVTDYYLKKLIKIVEQQVELLYKKEKYKYDTKINLSSRTNKIFASLPFLRMEKVKRSERNNDTYGSSFVCNGGVVPFDRSDVDTVSFLRLDNCDDYSGVSSTDCGENSSIGKRNHPSGHKGDRRRTEHLRATRVGKSSGTSLVNKDVHVLMSLLYHFLNVEKFRLFYSRAPDGE; this is translated from the exons ATGAGAGAAAGAATGCATACCAATGACCCCGAATTTAAAAGCCATTTTGCGCTGAAAATAAAGTTAAAAGCGTTGCACCTTTTTTGCGAGGACTTAAGCGACTCGTTAAAG CTAAAATTCAGGATTTACTATGATGGCGAAGACGAGAGGAGTGTCCGCGTCTCCCCGGAGAGGGTTGGAGTGATCGAGGTGTTGAACAGGGACTACAACACTATG CTTAAGTCGATCATAAACAAGTCCATGTACCTACCCATCGTGTGCCTAAGGGGGAAGTGTCCTCAGTTCATTAACATTCTTTGCAGTATTGGCAAAAGGAGAGAGCTAGGCCTAAAGCTATACCTtagtaaaaattatgccTTCTTAAAGTATTACGGCAGGAAGAAACTGTACAGCATATACGACTGCGACAATGGCAGTGTGCGAG GCCACCTGGAACTGGCACTAGACATAGTCAACTGCAACCGGTCCGTCCCCTATCTGGGGAGGGAGCCTTCCAAAATG GGGAAGGACGACCACTACCTTTTGGCAACTGAAGTTTCGGTCAGTAAATTGTGGAAGGAGATGGTGGGACACAGGACGGACAGGGATGTCGACGCTTACGTGGAGTCTTTT AGAATAAAGCGGGAAGGTGGCTTCAGCGGAGTTCCGCTAACGG GCAGGAATACCCCCCTGAGCCTGTTCCGTGGTTCAGCCAAGCATGCTTACGAGCAAGTGCCAATTCCATTCATATCCCCCGCTGGCTTGATTGATTATTTCTACAAGGAAGTGTTCCCTCGATATAAGAAGA GTAACCCATCATGGATTAGAGTTCTTAACGATGCATATGACAAGTACCTGTTCAGGCACTTCCAA AAAAAGGACATGTACGAAGAGATCCGAGCCTGCGCCCTCTTCTTCTACCTAgaga GAAAGCCAAAGAATAGGATCCAGCTGGACGACGACTTTATATACGAAAAGATATCTGGGGAGAGCCCCCTGGACGTTTTCAAGTTGTTTGACAGAGATGAG GTGTACGTAACACATGACTCTTACGTGGTGGGAGAGGGGCTCATAGGGATTCTCATTTTTGGGGACGACCGAACGGACACGGACCTCGCGTGCAA GACGTACAACCGAGAAATAAAGGCGCAGCAGTGGATAAACAAAGGCATAGCCAAGGTTAAAAGCCAAAATTTAAAGGGGATGGCCAAGGAATGCGGAAAAGGCAGGATGGACGGGACGGTTTCCTTGTCCCTGTTGTCTTTCAACCTAAGCGCGC TTGTGTCCTACAAGGGGTTCAAAATGTACGTCATTCCGTCCCCCGTCTTGCCGCTGACGTTTAGGAGACTGGACGGGGTCAGTGGTGACCTCAAGCAC GAATTGAGGCTTCTGGAAAGGGCCATCCCCACTTATGGACTGCTcagaggggggaagcggaagGAAGCATTCTTGGCGAAGTACCACTCGGAGGACAATTACGTGTTCTACAATATTAACACGATGTTTGTtgggatgaagaagaagcagttccccatttttgaagaCCCACAGGGGGAAGCTTCCTACACAGAG GAACAGAACAACCAGGAAGGTTACAAAGAGAAGTCTTTTTATTCAAGTGACATGAAGGTGAGATGGGATCTTGACCTTTactgtgaagaagaagaaacagatGGATGGGGTAGAGGTACAGATGGGATGAACTCAGAAAAATACATTGCTAGGGTAGTAAGGGAGATCGAGAGTCTATCCTTTAGTGTCCCATTTGATAGTAtctcattaaaaatgtatttgcATGGAAGggggttaaaaatgaagcatcTTGGGAAGATGCTCAGTTGTGTGTCACTTAGGTGGTTATACGATATGATTATAAATGAGATTATAATCCGTTGTATTAAAAAGTATTCCCATTTATGCATGCGTGAgatttgcttattttgtaAAGGGAGAATGAGTCAATACGATCGGTTACATGGAGGGGAATTTTCCGCAGCGATCTCACATGCAGAGTTAGACTTCTCCGTGGAGTCAGATTTGTTAAGCGATGAGGTGGGCCAACTAAAAGGGGAGACATCACATCCACGTTGTTACGATTCAGGAGGAGACAACTCGACCTGCTCTGAGATGTCTTCATTACGTAGCGACGATACGGAGGGTATCTCCGAATGGGGTTACAACCATTACCTGCTGAGAaagaaggaaacaaaaagggagctTTGCTCAAGGAAGAAGGCACTGAAGGGATTTATAGGCATGAGGAAGGTGCTAAGTAGGGAGGTGCTAAGTAGGGGGGTGCTAAGTAGGGGGGTGCTACTGAAGAGTCACTTTCGAAGCAACCCTGACGGGGGGAGGGACTCCCTTTTGAGCAAGCTCCTAAATTTTGATTCTTTCAAAACGGATAGGAACGGagaaatgaatatattaaaagggaagaaggtgAAGGGGGGTATAAACCttgcgagaaaaaaatacaaagggAGTGTAACTCTAATCGATGTATTTGTCATTAATCTGTTCAATCTGATATTCTTACAGGAGAGTGGAACAGACAGGGATCTCCTAGCagctttacaaaatatatcaGAGAAGTTTTTCCACACGAGTGTAGGCAACTCGGTAGAGACAGctcacaaaaattatttgtatgcAAACTTACAGCCTTGTTTGGGGATCTCCTTCTACTGCTCATCTCTGAATCAGCAGAGTGGGAAAAGGAATCCACCTAATGGGAGATTTTCCATCCACGACTTGAAGACCTATAGCACAAAAATTAAGAGGTCCATAAACGTTACGTACATGGATTTGCCTTCCTATAAGTATACGCATCGATATGAAAGGATACCTCTCGACATAGCTAGCGAAAATAAGAAAGTATTGTCtaacgttattttttttaccataatGTATTATCAACAACTCAGTGGCAGTAACGAGATGTACACGAGGGAGTTGTTCCTAAAGGAGAGGAAACTCTCCAGAAGGGGAAGCTCTGACGAGGAAGACCAAACCACTCGACATAATAGGACATACACACTCAGGTTAAACTCTCTCATTCTATCAAAAGATAATGTAGCTTTTTATGGTGACTTCAATTATCTAGCTCTTTATGGCTTCCTAAATATTGTTGCTGTGGGTATACAGCTTGGCTTCTTCGAAAGTGCTTTAAAAAGGCTTATTGCCCTTTTTCGGTACATCCCAGAAAATAGTGTCATCTCGGTGCACGTCCGGATTATGTGGTTATGCATTCATGCGTTGAAGGGGAGGTACCCACAGGAGGGAGGTATTTTGGGGGGCGACAAGGCTATCGAGAACAGGGTAGAGAAGCCCTATAAAGTaggtaacaaaaaatgggtgcCTCACCCCTTCTGTAACAATTCCGTAGATGAAGAATCCACACAAGGGAGCTTCAGCTCTGTGTCCGGCAAGGGGGTGCTCCTTCTTGACGATGAGATGGATTCGAAGTGTGCGGATTGGTCTGCTTGCAGTGACCTTTGGAGCGAAGCGTGCGGAGAAAAATCGAATCTTCAGTTCGGTGACAATTCGAGTGACGCGTCGGACAGTGAAATGAGGCAAATCGATCAAGGTGAGAAAACCGATTGGGCGAATGCGGATCAGAAAAAAGCCATTCGCTGTGGGGATAAACTGGATCTCTACAAGGGGACTCAAGAATGTTGCTCCGTTATCTTGAATAACTACTTTGTCTTCTTCCACCCCATGCACCTGGATTTATACCTCTCTCTGGCGTG GTACAACCGCAGCGTGAACAAATGCCGAGAGttcctgcttctcctccgaACGGCCATTCTACTACAACTGAACATGAGGTTGAAGAACCACCCAGGAGAAAGGATCGAAGATGTGGTGAAACTCACtgacaattttgaaaatatcgTTTACTTTAATTTTAACGTTTCTTCGTATAGGGGTAGTGGGTtgaggaaggaaaaggagtaTGTGTTCCTGGAGAGGATCCGAAATGTATCTCGCTTTTTTCTCAACAGTATATGCTACCCCCATGAGGAATTATTTCTACACGTGAACTTGGAGACGACGATGAAATGGTCCTCTGTGTATAGCATCCGCCTGGGGTGCActgttcaccattttgcgaattcattattttgttattactACACGAATAGGATTATTAGGAAATATCGGAATGAGGATTTCATCATGAATGGGTCGCTGTGCTGCATCTCCGTTTTGGAGCATGTGCGTGATGTGTATCAGTCGTTCGGCGCGGACAATGTGTATGTGGGTGAAGCGTCGCTGGACTTGGCCCTGATGGCTTTGAAGACTTACTTGAGCGAGATGCCCGAGTTTGGTTGGGACTGCGTGATGGCATACGCGCTGGCCAACGCGCGGCGCGCGGCGGAG ATCTTCCGACGGAACCTCGGAATAAACCACCGCGACACGCTGCACAGCCACTACGTCCTCAGCCTCGTCTACATGTACCTGAACAGTGAAAAATGCCTCCATATGTTCgaagaaataatttactACCTGCTCAATTACAAATACTCgcatggggagaaaaacgtAGTGAATCGGGTCTACTGTTATGTCCCAGATTTGGTTTTAACAGATGAAGAAGGGGTTCACTGCACAGGGAGAGTCCCCAATAGGTGTAGAATAAAATGGTATCTTTTGCACTCCTGGTTTAGCATTTGCATGCCTATGAAGTACCTGCGGAAAATCCGAAGAATTttgtttctgcttttttctgCGGAGAGGTGTAGGAGGAGAAAGAGTCAAttcagaaggagaagcagctcAGGAAAACGAGTTGCTCGTTTTGAAGACGAATGGATTAACCGATGTAATGATCTCCTACGTGCGAAGGTCCTATGGGCCTGTTCAAAAAATATCGATGAGGAGCATATATTCCCCTATGAGCAACTAGTCTCTTGCATACGTGGCTACAAACACATTCTCTCCCTCAAAGGGTTGTTTacccaaatggaagaataCAACGATCTGCTCAGATGTAATAAGTATGTACTGCAGGGGAGGACAAACAGGATGGACCGATTTGAAGACATTATAGGGGTAACCTCTGTGGAGTGCCTCCATGATGGGAAGGACATTCGATTCTTACCTTTGCTTCTAAGTAGAGTCGATACAGAGAATATCAACAGGACAGAAGCTTTTTCCAATAGCTTTGTAAAGAGTTATatgaaacacaaaaatgagtttgCCAATTATATGGAACATCCTGATTTTCGAAATGACGAGACTGTGGAGGGTTATTTGAAGAGGGAGACCCAAGAAGGCATtatggagaggaaaaaaagcgtCACAGAttattacttaaaaaaattaataaaaatcgTAGAACAGCAGGTGGAGTTGCTTTacaagaaggagaaatacaaatatgatacgaaaataaatttatccagtcggacaaataaaatatttgcaagTTTGCCTTTTTTACGGATGGAGAAAGTAAAGAGAAGCGAAAGGAATAACGATACATATGGTTCTTCCTTTGTGTGCAATGGAGGAGTAGTACCCTTCGATAGGAGCGATGTTGATACTGTTTCTTTCTTACGTTTAGACAACTGTGATGATTACTCGGGGGTCTCTTCGACTGACTGTGGAGAGAATTCCTCCATTGGGAAGAGGAACCATCCAAGTGGCCACAAAGGGGACAGACGCCGAACAGAGCATCTGCGGGCTACCCGGGTTGGGAAGTCTAGTGGTACCTCCCTGGTGAACAAGGATGTGCACGTCCTGATGAGCTTACTGTACCACTTTCTCAACGTGGAGAAATTTCGCCTGTTCTATTCGCGGGCGCCGGACGGGGAGTGA
- a CDS encoding tRNA pseudouridine synthase (putative): MEETQKFIVFFSYVGMGFNLSGGHGSIKVSTFAVETFSTFVLKMQGSAYQKDNPNTVENRLMDCLHALDLIPGVDE; encoded by the exons ATGGAAGAAACGCAAAAatttatagtttttttttcctatgtCGGGATGGGGTTCAAC TTATCAGGCGGACACGGAAGCATCAAAGTATCGACCTTCGCCGTAGAAACCTTTTCCACATTTGTCCTAAAAATGCAGGGATCTGCTTACCAAAAGGATAACCCCAACACTGTGGAGAACAGACTGATGGATTGCTTGCACGCCTTGGACTTGATCCCCGGGGTGGACGAGTAG